The Spirochaetales bacterium genome includes a window with the following:
- a CDS encoding endo-1,4-beta-xylanase: MNTKTLLKKNTIHTVAVLLAVLLSLLPACVTRSGEKPVASKQPVEETTKAVDIGDVPLHEKYAPYFAIGTAISPYQLETHEKILAFHFSHLTPENNMKFANIHRREDIYGFSGMDMVTDFAREHGMRMTGHALVWHSQNPKWLFEGLVPGNPDDIERLSRRLESHIGTLAARYGDVIDNWDVVNEAVSETEGLMYRTGEESGWYNIFGSEEFIYLAFIYTEAALDANDSEALLFYNDYNVARPEKLEKIMKMAAWLHEKGARIDGIGFQGHWNMTEPSIDELKAAFDTIIEGGLKIKISELDISVYKDDWTTSTWEDEKPFTAELEREQAGRYGELFTLFREYSDHITEVTFWGMSDDRTWLDRFPVVRNNYPLLFDDDLNAKQAYHAIIDF; this comes from the coding sequence ATGAACACCAAAACTTTATTAAAGAAAAACACAATACACACCGTCGCTGTTTTACTGGCGGTACTCCTGTCTCTTCTCCCGGCCTGTGTCACGAGAAGCGGGGAAAAGCCGGTTGCTTCGAAGCAACCGGTCGAGGAGACCACGAAGGCGGTCGATATCGGCGATGTGCCGCTTCATGAAAAGTACGCCCCGTATTTCGCCATAGGGACGGCGATAAGTCCCTATCAGCTTGAAACCCATGAAAAAATCCTCGCGTTTCATTTCAGCCACCTCACCCCGGAAAACAACATGAAGTTCGCGAATATCCACCGCCGCGAAGATATCTACGGTTTTTCCGGTATGGACATGGTGACGGATTTCGCTCGTGAACACGGCATGAGGATGACGGGACACGCCCTGGTCTGGCATTCGCAAAACCCGAAATGGCTTTTCGAAGGACTCGTTCCGGGAAATCCGGATGATATCGAACGCCTGAGCCGGCGGCTCGAAAGCCATATCGGGACACTGGCCGCACGGTACGGCGATGTGATCGACAACTGGGACGTGGTAAACGAAGCGGTTTCCGAGACGGAAGGCCTCATGTACCGGACCGGAGAAGAATCGGGGTGGTACAATATATTCGGGAGCGAGGAGTTCATTTATCTGGCGTTCATATACACGGAAGCGGCCCTCGATGCGAACGATTCGGAAGCGCTGCTTTTTTATAACGATTATAACGTTGCCAGACCGGAGAAACTCGAAAAAATCATGAAGATGGCGGCGTGGCTTCATGAAAAAGGCGCGAGGATCGACGGGATCGGCTTTCAGGGACACTGGAACATGACCGAACCCTCTATCGATGAACTAAAGGCGGCCTTCGATACCATTATCGAGGGCGGCCTCAAAATTAAAATCAGCGAACTCGATATATCGGTCTACAAAGACGACTGGACGACAAGTACATGGGAAGACGAGAAACCCTTTACCGCTGAGCTCGAACGGGAACAGGCCGGCCGCTACGGGGAACTGTTTACCCTGTTCAGGGAATACTCGGATCACATCACGGAAGTCACCTTTTGGGGAATGTCCGACGACAGGACATGGCTCGACCGCTTTCCGGTCGTACGGAACAATTATCCGTTATTGTTCGACGACGACCTCAACGCGAAGCAGGCCTATCACGCGATTATCGATTTTTAA
- a CDS encoding FecR domain-containing protein has protein sequence MGIYKVIVVLFFLVLIFSPVVSCAKKISDNRGSVSEASIDYVSGDVVLNSRKAVIGDNVPDKSTIATGDEGICEIIFDDKNIIKVESNTLFEMDFSGLHKSVNLKEGTLTNVLKKLAALAETEVFTINTSTAVLGVRGTSFFVKADADSTYVCVCNGVLTVGDEKGNNTEEIRAKHHTARLLTKSENGTIVTPAAMLYHTDSDIENVALKIGYEINWEEIE, from the coding sequence ATGGGAATTTATAAAGTAATTGTTGTTCTCTTTTTTTTAGTGCTGATATTTTCACCGGTAGTTTCATGCGCGAAAAAAATTTCGGATAACCGCGGTTCCGTCTCCGAAGCGTCGATTGATTATGTTTCAGGCGATGTTGTATTAAACAGCAGGAAGGCGGTAATCGGCGATAATGTTCCGGATAAATCCACTATCGCAACAGGCGATGAGGGAATCTGTGAAATCATTTTCGACGATAAAAACATTATCAAGGTCGAAAGCAACACATTGTTTGAAATGGATTTCTCCGGTTTGCATAAATCCGTCAACCTTAAAGAGGGCACACTTACCAATGTCCTCAAAAAACTGGCCGCCCTGGCGGAAACCGAGGTTTTTACCATTAATACATCCACCGCAGTTTTAGGCGTGAGGGGAACGTCGTTTTTTGTAAAAGCGGATGCAGACTCCACCTATGTCTGTGTGTGTAACGGCGTTCTCACTGTAGGGGATGAGAAAGGAAACAATACAGAAGAAATCAGGGCAAAGCACCATACCGCACGGCTGTTAACAAAATCGGAGAATGGGACGATTGTGACCCCGGCCGCGATGCTTTATCATACGGATTCCGATATCGAGAATGTCGCTTTAAAAATCGGCTATGAAATAAACTGGGAAGAAATCGAATAG
- a CDS encoding FecR domain-containing protein — translation MRDLFDDNTLKNLITKAASPERPSKEARHRILAVIQEKTNIKPLKRPVSPFRLTRPGVAVAAAAVLIVIPLIVVISVLLQPSYRDAIPFIVYSHRGGFLGDTDNPLTKGYELGHREMIRTGRGEQVIIERKDEAVVYLFSESLLTISSGAERKRQTGFSLDKGSLYINKYSPNDPNTYYAVTIRNEYIFVLKGTRVYFSIGLDATVTVILYDGLLSIERLPETVRGIPSSLQAPVKLQIFTDGKWKTSGIEAWADDEKALDELLRMPSPYTGLIAEIAYHRRQQFENAALEPSVRRQPEATPVRELEKPPYIVTALGEIGFNGMRDDTVNYFASTSDEGRLYFVNQHELFIIENGTILKVPGIDPSSSFRSKPLIMGSTLCLFTANTLLLLDTHTMKADREIPFPRDGSIDLHYIPHTAGNLIIIPVQNHGYYTIDPVSDDPRLLLLHKEAFPLSPVPADGRIVIGAYYASYLGIIDFGGAILAKTPLQGNTYVNIVHQNNKLYLYSEKADRYSIAIYDTALKPAGGIDLPQKIATDFIVTGTTIWGIDTNGTLFYADTVSGQKASVTRIHGGALSSRHMRFLELYRSDDSIMAACENGTIVLVNSESRKVSGRITVDTGERLYTAPIVTGNFIHVVSNTGRVFRIEKNNE, via the coding sequence ATGAGAGATCTGTTTGACGATAACACATTAAAAAACCTCATAACGAAAGCCGCTTCCCCGGAAAGGCCGTCCAAAGAAGCCAGACACCGTATTCTGGCAGTGATCCAGGAAAAAACGAACATCAAACCCTTAAAACGGCCCGTTTCTCCCTTTCGTCTTACACGGCCTGGGGTCGCCGTTGCGGCCGCCGCCGTCCTTATCGTCATCCCGCTTATTGTTGTCATTTCCGTTTTACTGCAGCCCTCGTACCGGGACGCCATTCCCTTTATTGTCTATTCCCACAGGGGCGGTTTTCTCGGGGACACGGACAACCCGCTGACAAAAGGATACGAACTCGGTCATCGTGAAATGATCAGGACCGGGAGAGGGGAACAGGTCATTATCGAAAGAAAGGACGAGGCGGTCGTCTACCTCTTTTCGGAGTCACTCCTCACGATATCGTCTGGTGCGGAAAGAAAAAGGCAGACCGGGTTTTCTCTCGATAAGGGTTCCCTCTATATTAACAAATATTCCCCAAACGATCCGAATACCTATTATGCCGTCACTATACGGAATGAATATATTTTTGTCCTGAAAGGGACGAGGGTCTATTTTTCGATCGGGCTCGACGCGACGGTCACCGTGATCCTGTACGACGGCCTCCTCTCTATCGAAAGGCTTCCGGAAACCGTACGCGGTATCCCCTCCTCTCTTCAGGCCCCGGTAAAATTACAGATCTTTACAGACGGGAAGTGGAAGACATCGGGGATCGAGGCCTGGGCGGATGATGAAAAGGCCCTCGATGAACTTTTAAGGATGCCGTCTCCGTATACCGGACTCATCGCGGAAATCGCCTATCACAGGCGGCAGCAGTTTGAAAACGCGGCCCTTGAACCGTCGGTACGGCGACAGCCGGAAGCGACACCCGTCCGGGAACTGGAGAAGCCTCCCTATATCGTTACCGCGCTTGGTGAGATCGGTTTTAACGGCATGAGGGATGATACGGTAAACTATTTCGCCTCAACATCAGACGAAGGCAGGCTGTATTTCGTCAATCAGCATGAACTTTTTATTATTGAGAACGGCACGATCCTGAAAGTACCCGGTATCGATCCATCCAGTTCGTTCCGTTCCAAACCGCTTATCATGGGGAGCACACTCTGCCTTTTTACGGCAAACACACTCCTCCTCCTGGATACGCACACCATGAAAGCCGATCGCGAGATCCCTTTCCCCCGGGACGGCAGCATCGATCTCCATTATATACCCCATACGGCCGGCAATCTGATTATCATACCGGTCCAGAACCACGGGTATTATACGATCGATCCGGTTTCGGACGATCCCCGCCTCCTGCTTCTCCATAAGGAAGCCTTTCCCCTCTCCCCTGTTCCCGCAGACGGCCGTATCGTCATCGGGGCATACTATGCGAGTTATCTGGGGATAATCGATTTCGGGGGCGCCATACTCGCAAAAACGCCGCTTCAAGGCAATACCTACGTGAATATCGTGCATCAAAACAATAAACTCTACCTCTATTCGGAAAAGGCGGACAGGTACTCGATCGCCATATACGATACGGCACTCAAACCGGCAGGCGGAATCGATCTTCCGCAGAAGATTGCTACCGATTTTATCGTGACGGGAACAACCATCTGGGGTATCGACACGAACGGAACCCTTTTTTATGCCGACACCGTATCTGGACAAAAGGCTTCCGTCACACGGATTCACGGAGGCGCACTCTCTTCCCGTCACATGCGCTTCCTCGAATTATATCGTTCGGATGACTCGATCATGGCCGCCTGTGAAAACGGGACAATTGTCCTGGTCAATTCGGAGAGCAGAAAGGTAAGCGGCCGGATCACGGTCGACACGGGGGAACGGTTGTATACAGCCCCGATCGTGACCGGAAACTTCATCCACGTTGTATCCAATACGGGACGCGTGTTTCGTATCGAAAAAAATAATGAATGA
- a CDS encoding cellulase family glycosylhydrolase, with translation MSKNIIGILLLAVVPFVSVTAQSADDDWLHTSGNKIYDKNNNMVWLTGVNWFGFNCSERVVHGLYARRLEELVDEIAELNFNIVRLPFSTELLNEWRTGNIGMPSSINGAPGVNDHILDLNTLELFDYLLARFREAGIKVIIDIHSPHADNSGHVYPLWYKDNFTYAVFQSTWEWFTERYKNDDTILGFDLENEPHGALDAADGFAKWDGSSDANNWKKAAEDTAKKILAINPNILIFVEGVEAYRDATYPHIKTKIIPNYNPADDPNTDQALHWGWWGGVLIGVKDYPINLGSNQDQLVYSPHEYGPSVYSQQPWFIEGEGITRNQMEIVWDHWWNFIYKQNTAPLFIGEWGGFMSGDNLVWKTLLRDFIRDNKIHHTYWCLNPNSGDTGGIFDSSWENYNNDGRIELIQPALWKDSSGRAIGLDHEVVLGSSGTNVTAYYGGTQQTTPPTVTSPPTASIGDVNSSGSIDIVDALLVAQYYVGLSPSNFDQSRADANCNGSIDIVDALVIAQYYVGLIERFC, from the coding sequence ATGTCGAAAAACATAATCGGTATCCTATTACTGGCAGTCGTGCCGTTCGTTTCAGTCACCGCTCAATCCGCAGACGACGACTGGCTGCACACGTCGGGAAACAAAATTTACGATAAAAACAACAATATGGTCTGGCTGACCGGCGTCAACTGGTTCGGTTTCAACTGTAGTGAACGGGTCGTCCACGGCCTCTATGCCAGACGTCTCGAAGAACTCGTCGATGAGATTGCGGAACTCAACTTCAATATTGTCCGGCTTCCCTTTTCGACCGAACTGCTGAACGAATGGCGGACAGGCAACATCGGTATGCCCTCTTCCATCAACGGGGCGCCGGGGGTAAACGACCATATCCTCGATCTCAATACCCTCGAACTCTTCGATTACCTTCTTGCCCGTTTCAGGGAAGCGGGAATCAAGGTCATTATCGATATACACAGCCCGCACGCGGACAATTCCGGCCATGTATATCCCCTCTGGTATAAGGACAATTTCACGTATGCCGTCTTCCAGTCGACATGGGAATGGTTCACTGAACGGTATAAAAACGACGACACGATACTCGGGTTCGATCTCGAAAACGAACCGCACGGCGCACTCGATGCGGCCGACGGCTTTGCCAAATGGGACGGCTCTTCCGATGCGAACAACTGGAAAAAGGCGGCCGAAGATACCGCCAAAAAGATCCTTGCCATCAACCCCAACATTCTTATCTTTGTCGAGGGGGTCGAGGCATACCGGGATGCCACGTATCCGCATATCAAGACAAAAATCATCCCCAATTATAATCCCGCAGACGATCCGAATACCGACCAGGCCCTGCATTGGGGCTGGTGGGGGGGCGTCCTTATCGGCGTGAAGGATTACCCGATCAATCTCGGGTCCAATCAGGACCAGCTGGTCTATTCGCCCCATGAATACGGACCGAGTGTCTATTCGCAGCAGCCGTGGTTTATCGAGGGTGAAGGGATTACCAGAAACCAGATGGAAATCGTATGGGACCATTGGTGGAATTTTATTTATAAACAGAACACCGCCCCCCTCTTTATCGGTGAATGGGGCGGGTTCATGAGCGGCGACAATCTCGTATGGAAAACACTCCTGCGAGACTTCATACGCGACAACAAGATACACCATACCTACTGGTGCCTTAACCCCAACTCGGGCGATACCGGCGGTATTTTCGATTCCTCATGGGAGAATTACAACAACGACGGAAGGATCGAACTCATACAGCCCGCCCTCTGGAAGGATTCGAGCGGCCGTGCAATCGGACTCGACCATGAAGTCGTCCTCGGCTCAAGCGGAACGAATGTGACCGCCTATTACGGGGGCACACAGCAGACAACCCCGCCCACCGTGACATCGCCCCCGACTGCGTCGATCGGGGACGTGAACTCGAGCGGGTCGATCGATATCGTGGACGCGCTGCTCGTCGCCCAGTATTACGTGGGACTTTCGCCCTCGAATTTCGATCAAAGCCGCGCTGACGCCAACTGTAACGGGTCGATCGATATCGTCGACGCGCTCGTTATCGCGCAATATTACGTGGGGCTGATCGAACGTTTCTGTTAA
- a CDS encoding thiol-activated cytolysin family protein translates to MKGFKTNIIFLCIAAGIFLLTGCDAIIEPADLQNVNDTIRSMEYLDQEPELASPLVLEDNISADDPDHPDRPDDLPGFYNSVRKEKAATGFDENLLLNPTNDIIWIGSVFDGNSITSGEYRPVSAKRGPMTFSISIPMAQQWVTVPEATLNYVRQGITDIVTSEVLAGNPADTQLTQENVYSSDQVKIAAGVHFRGWGASLKSSFSFGTKNVRSRVLVKFLQIYYTLDMNLPDEPDDLFASGVTWRDIQSQIRGNVSPVYVSSVKYGRMGLLAVESDYSEEEVKVAFKMAYDAIVAGGGASLDIEYKNIISESTINVRIYGGSGESACQIFGYESFVDWIKKGGEFSKASPGAPLSYTLRYVRDNSVARVILASEYYVRNAVQIQNKFRIKVTGIENMSDGSGAGQTDANLFHLNSYAGYGEEDVTDNRIWNNPKMALPPRKPVPINASHEYEFDRERLEDAYIKLEFLLTLLNYSAVWGSRTLSIGQVIDDIAKNGFSGDNPDKCYYLYMDADLDGMPGFILSIFANFNLRISYLIEPIE, encoded by the coding sequence ATGAAAGGTTTCAAGACAAACATTATATTTTTATGTATCGCCGCGGGAATATTTTTATTGACGGGATGCGACGCGATCATCGAACCGGCGGATCTCCAGAATGTCAATGACACGATCAGGTCGATGGAATATCTCGACCAGGAACCGGAACTCGCTTCCCCCCTCGTCCTCGAGGACAATATCTCAGCCGATGATCCTGATCATCCGGACAGGCCGGATGACCTTCCGGGATTCTACAATTCGGTCAGAAAGGAAAAAGCGGCAACGGGATTCGACGAAAACCTCCTCCTGAATCCGACGAACGATATCATATGGATCGGTTCGGTTTTCGACGGCAACAGCATCACGAGCGGTGAGTACAGGCCGGTTTCCGCGAAACGGGGGCCCATGACCTTCTCCATTTCGATTCCCATGGCACAGCAATGGGTGACCGTTCCCGAAGCGACACTCAATTATGTACGGCAGGGTATCACCGATATCGTCACCTCCGAAGTCCTTGCCGGGAATCCTGCGGACACGCAGCTGACACAGGAAAACGTCTATTCTTCGGATCAGGTGAAGATCGCGGCGGGCGTTCACTTCCGCGGGTGGGGGGCGTCACTCAAATCGTCGTTTTCATTCGGCACCAAGAATGTCAGGTCGCGGGTGCTGGTCAAGTTTCTCCAGATTTACTACACACTCGACATGAACCTGCCGGACGAACCGGACGATCTCTTCGCGTCCGGCGTGACATGGCGGGACATCCAGTCACAGATCAGGGGAAACGTCTCGCCCGTGTACGTCTCCTCGGTTAAATACGGCCGCATGGGCCTTCTTGCCGTGGAATCGGATTACAGCGAGGAAGAAGTCAAGGTCGCTTTTAAGATGGCCTACGATGCCATCGTCGCGGGCGGGGGTGCAAGCCTCGATATCGAATACAAAAACATCATCTCGGAAAGCACGATCAATGTGCGGATTTACGGCGGCAGCGGTGAAAGCGCGTGCCAGATTTTCGGCTACGAATCATTTGTCGACTGGATCAAAAAAGGCGGCGAGTTCTCGAAGGCTTCGCCCGGCGCCCCCCTTTCCTACACCCTCCGTTACGTCAGGGACAATTCGGTCGCGCGGGTCATCCTCGCTTCCGAATACTATGTGAGGAACGCCGTCCAGATCCAGAACAAATTCAGGATCAAGGTGACGGGTATCGAGAATATGTCTGACGGCTCCGGGGCGGGACAAACGGATGCGAATCTATTTCATTTGAACTCCTATGCGGGCTACGGCGAGGAGGATGTGACGGACAACAGAATCTGGAATAACCCGAAGATGGCGCTTCCGCCGAGAAAACCCGTTCCGATCAATGCTTCTCATGAGTACGAATTCGACAGGGAACGCCTGGAAGATGCCTATATAAAACTTGAATTTTTACTAACGCTTTTGAATTACAGTGCCGTATGGGGATCCCGTACATTGTCCATCGGACAGGTAATCGATGATATAGCGAAAAACGGCTTTTCGGGCGATAATCCCGATAAATGTTATTATCTCTACATGGATGCAGACTTGGACGGTATGCCGGGTTTTATTCTGTCAATATTTGCAAACTTTAATTTGCGTATCAGTTATCTTATTGAACCTATCGAATAA
- a CDS encoding RNA polymerase sigma factor has product MEFDGAFIDRLRNRETEAFTILYGETEAMLYNYLLYRTGNNRTWAEEILSDIFCDAIDHAGSLTRGHNLKAWLLRIARSKIADFFRRLAREGKRKSGQPVEVIANGKGHGKDPEILLLEREDAAKVRTAFAGLSDLQRELLQKKYVDGMSMKELSAFYGKTERSIESMLYRTRNELKKLLERLERDRPYRPRGVT; this is encoded by the coding sequence ATGGAGTTTGACGGCGCATTTATCGACCGGTTGCGAAACCGCGAAACAGAGGCATTTACCATACTCTACGGGGAGACGGAAGCGATGCTGTACAACTATCTGCTTTACCGGACCGGCAACAACAGAACATGGGCGGAAGAAATCCTTTCAGATATTTTCTGCGACGCGATCGATCATGCCGGTTCACTCACCCGCGGCCACAACCTCAAGGCGTGGCTGCTCAGGATCGCACGGTCGAAGATCGCGGATTTTTTCAGGCGCCTCGCGAGGGAAGGAAAAAGAAAAAGCGGGCAACCGGTGGAGGTCATTGCCAACGGCAAGGGACACGGTAAGGATCCTGAAATCCTCCTCCTTGAACGGGAAGACGCGGCAAAAGTCAGAACGGCATTTGCCGGGTTGTCCGACCTTCAGCGCGAACTATTACAGAAAAAATATGTGGACGGGATGAGTATGAAGGAATTAAGCGCTTTTTACGGTAAAACAGAACGGTCGATCGAGTCGATGCTCTACCGGACGAGGAACGAATTGAAAAAACTCCTCGAACGACTCGAACGCGACCGGCCGTATAGACCACGAGGAGTAACATGA
- a CDS encoding DUF1905 domain-containing protein gives MIKNETTGKRRNIPTIRFKAVLYTPDATGKNGSWSFLSLPKNESKHFSSQGPTMVEGILNSFPFRTALEPDGKGGHRLKVSKALCDAADLVDHDTASVEMTRVGDEPKIRVPEDLEKALEASPPAREAWSDITPMARRDWVLWITTARQSETRSNRIEKACDMLASGKRRVCCFPGLNWMTKDHVTPEETWSTLPK, from the coding sequence ATGATAAAAAACGAAACAACCGGGAAACGGAGGAATATACCGACCATCCGGTTCAAAGCGGTATTGTATACACCCGATGCGACCGGAAAAAACGGTTCGTGGTCGTTTCTATCACTGCCCAAAAACGAAAGTAAGCATTTCTCCTCACAAGGCCCGACAATGGTCGAGGGAATTCTCAACAGCTTCCCCTTTCGGACCGCTTTGGAACCTGACGGCAAAGGCGGCCACCGGCTCAAAGTAAGTAAAGCATTATGCGATGCCGCAGACTTAGTCGATCATGACACGGCGTCTGTTGAGATGACACGGGTCGGAGACGAGCCCAAGATCAGAGTACCGGAAGACCTGGAAAAAGCCCTGGAAGCCTCCCCGCCGGCGCGGGAAGCATGGTCGGATATCACACCGATGGCGCGCAGGGACTGGGTGCTTTGGATAACCACGGCCAGGCAATCGGAAACCCGCAGCAACCGGATCGAAAAAGCCTGCGACATGCTCGCATCCGGAAAGCGGCGGGTATGCTGTTTTCCCGGGCTTAACTGGATGACGAAAGACCATGTGACACCGGAAGAAACGTGGAGTACGCTGCCGAAGTAA
- the ispG gene encoding flavodoxin-dependent (E)-4-hydroxy-3-methylbut-2-enyl-diphosphate synthase, whose protein sequence is MRKKTFPVTVGKKIIGGVAPISVQTMWKSPLDKNPEDVIKEVKILEEAGCDFIRFAVPGIEDAKYIGFLAASLSIPVIADIHFDYRIALECMKYRIAKIRINPGNIGSAWKAEEVVKRAKGADIPIRVGINGGSLPKELRNEKNTAGAMIKAAERELDILEKYDFRNVVFSLKSHIVEDTVSANEEFAERYRYPLHLGVTEAGPLIEGVVKNAIALAALIQKGIGDTIRVSLSDSPLSEIIAGKEILRTCGCGNSGISLVSCPTCSRTVFDVRGFIAEMHPRLISIRKPLEIAVMGCPVNGPGEAKNADLGITGTGKYAVIFKGGKIIRKVSLEEACDAFIEEIEKCEGPKGI, encoded by the coding sequence ATGAGAAAAAAAACCTTTCCGGTCACAGTCGGTAAAAAAATTATCGGCGGTGTGGCTCCAATATCGGTCCAGACAATGTGGAAATCTCCGCTCGATAAAAATCCGGAGGATGTGATCAAGGAAGTCAAGATACTCGAAGAGGCGGGGTGTGATTTTATACGCTTTGCCGTCCCGGGGATCGAAGACGCGAAATATATCGGATTTCTTGCAGCATCGCTTTCAATCCCGGTTATCGCTGATATTCATTTCGATTACAGAATCGCACTGGAATGCATGAAATACAGGATCGCCAAAATACGGATCAATCCGGGTAATATCGGGAGTGCGTGGAAGGCGGAGGAAGTCGTTAAAAGGGCGAAAGGGGCGGATATCCCTATTCGTGTGGGAATCAACGGCGGTTCACTGCCTAAGGAATTACGGAATGAAAAAAATACCGCCGGGGCAATGATCAAGGCGGCGGAGCGGGAACTCGATATCCTCGAAAAATACGATTTCCGGAATGTTGTTTTTTCCCTGAAATCGCATATTGTCGAAGATACGGTTTCAGCCAATGAGGAGTTCGCTGAAAGATACCGGTATCCCCTTCACCTCGGGGTTACCGAAGCGGGACCCCTCATCGAGGGTGTGGTAAAAAACGCCATTGCCCTTGCCGCCCTCATTCAAAAGGGAATCGGCGATACGATTCGTGTCTCCCTCTCCGACTCCCCGCTCTCCGAAATTATCGCGGGAAAGGAAATACTCAGGACATGTGGCTGCGGCAATTCCGGGATATCTCTTGTTTCATGCCCCACATGTTCGAGAACCGTCTTTGACGTGAGGGGATTTATAGCCGAAATGCATCCGAGGCTTATTTCAATACGGAAACCGCTCGAGATTGCGGTCATGGGCTGTCCGGTGAACGGTCCCGGAGAAGCAAAAAATGCCGATCTGGGTATTACGGGAACGGGCAAATATGCCGTTATTTTTAAAGGGGGGAAGATCATCAGGAAGGTTTCCCTCGAAGAAGCCTGTGACGCCTTTATCGAGGAGATAGAAAAATGTGAAGGGCCGAAGGGAATATGA